A single Staphylococcus muscae DNA region contains:
- the parC gene encoding DNA topoisomerase IV subunit A, with protein MAEVIQSLPLEDVIGDRFGRYSKYIIQERALPDVRDGLKPVQRRILYSMYSSGNTYDKNFRKSAKTVGDVIGNLHPHGDSSVYDAMVRLSQDWKLRHLLVEMHGNNGSIDNDPPAAMRYTEAKLSQLSEQLLRDLNKETVDFVPNYDDTQMEPMVLPARLPNLLINGSTGISAGYATDIPPHNLAEVITATLKLIDNPDMTVKQLMKYVKGPDFPTGGIIQGIDGIQKAYETGKGKVIVRAKTETETLRNGRSQIVVTEIPYEVNKGNLVKKIDELRADKKVEGIIEVRDETDRSGLRIAIELKKDVNASAILNYLFKNTDLQVAYNFNMVAISDGRPKLMGIKQIIDCYLSHQIEVVSRRTKFDLKHAEDRMHIVEGLMKALSILDEVIALIRESKNKRDAKDNLVVTYDFTEAQAEAIVMLQLYRLTNTDIVALQEEHDALANKIAGLQHILNDHQALLNVIKTELEEIKKQFKDARLSTIEAEIAEIKIDKEVLVPSELVMLSVTHEGYMKRTSLRSYNASGKEEIGLKANDYVIKCLEVNTQDTALVFTNKGRYLSIPVHKIPDIKWKDLGQHISQIASIDEDEIIINYDVVSKFDDQAAIMTVTRNGMIKMTTLSHYKTARHLKPLVAMKIKDDDVVINAVKVDVTKPEQLVTLLSYKGMSLTYPISELPTTGIRTGGVKAINLKAEDYVVMADIVSESDTILIATQRGALKRIGFNVLQVAKRAQRGITLLKELKKQPHRIVAARVCDVSTTQYHLISDEDVYIGQINKIHLSEQYTNGSFVVDTTTFGEVKNLYVSE; from the coding sequence ATGGCTGAGGTAATACAAAGTTTACCGTTAGAAGATGTAATAGGCGATCGCTTTGGACGATACAGTAAATACATTATCCAAGAACGTGCCTTACCGGATGTTCGTGATGGATTGAAACCTGTACAAAGACGTATTTTATATTCGATGTATTCAAGTGGAAATACCTACGATAAAAATTTCCGTAAAAGTGCCAAAACAGTCGGTGATGTTATCGGGAATCTTCATCCCCATGGTGATAGTTCTGTATACGATGCCATGGTGCGTTTGAGTCAAGATTGGAAGTTACGTCATTTACTCGTTGAAATGCACGGGAATAACGGGAGTATTGATAATGACCCACCCGCAGCGATGCGTTATACAGAAGCGAAGTTAAGTCAACTGTCTGAGCAGTTGTTGCGTGATTTGAACAAAGAAACGGTTGATTTTGTTCCTAACTATGATGATACGCAAATGGAACCAATGGTATTACCTGCACGCTTGCCTAACTTATTGATCAATGGCTCTACTGGTATCTCAGCAGGTTATGCGACGGATATTCCACCGCATAACTTAGCAGAAGTAATTACTGCAACGTTGAAACTGATTGACAATCCGGATATGACTGTGAAGCAATTGATGAAGTATGTCAAAGGGCCTGATTTCCCAACAGGTGGTATTATTCAAGGGATTGACGGTATCCAGAAAGCATATGAGACAGGCAAAGGGAAAGTGATTGTGCGTGCAAAAACCGAAACTGAAACGTTACGAAATGGTCGTAGTCAAATTGTAGTGACGGAAATTCCATACGAAGTCAATAAAGGGAATCTTGTTAAAAAAATTGATGAACTGCGTGCAGATAAAAAAGTAGAAGGTATTATCGAAGTACGTGATGAGACCGATCGAAGCGGTTTGAGAATTGCAATTGAACTGAAAAAAGATGTCAATGCGTCAGCAATCCTTAATTATTTGTTTAAGAACACTGATTTACAAGTCGCATATAACTTCAATATGGTTGCAATTAGCGATGGTCGTCCAAAGTTGATGGGTATTAAGCAAATTATCGATTGCTATTTAAGTCATCAAATTGAAGTTGTTTCACGCCGTACAAAATTCGACTTAAAGCATGCAGAAGACCGTATGCACATCGTAGAAGGTTTGATGAAAGCACTGTCTATTTTGGATGAAGTTATTGCTTTAATTCGTGAGTCGAAAAACAAACGAGATGCCAAAGATAACTTAGTGGTGACTTATGATTTCACCGAAGCACAAGCAGAAGCAATTGTTATGCTGCAACTGTATCGTTTAACGAATACGGATATCGTGGCATTACAAGAAGAACACGATGCGTTAGCGAATAAAATCGCTGGATTACAACATATCTTAAATGATCATCAGGCATTGTTAAATGTGATTAAAACAGAATTAGAAGAAATTAAGAAACAATTTAAAGATGCAAGATTGTCAACGATTGAAGCGGAGATTGCAGAAATAAAAATTGATAAAGAAGTTCTTGTACCTAGTGAATTGGTAATGTTAAGTGTAACGCATGAAGGATATATGAAGCGGACGTCATTGCGTAGTTACAATGCTTCTGGTAAAGAAGAAATTGGCTTGAAAGCGAATGATTATGTTATTAAATGTTTAGAAGTGAATACGCAAGATACAGCACTTGTTTTCACGAACAAAGGACGTTATTTATCAATTCCTGTGCATAAAATCCCAGATATCAAATGGAAAGATCTTGGACAACATATCTCACAAATTGCATCAATTGATGAAGATGAAATCATTATTAATTACGATGTTGTGTCGAAGTTTGATGATCAAGCAGCAATTATGACAGTAACACGTAACGGTATGATTAAAATGACAACGTTGTCTCACTATAAAACAGCACGTCATTTAAAACCACTTGTCGCAATGAAGATAAAAGATGATGATGTAGTTATCAACGCTGTGAAAGTAGATGTAACTAAACCAGAACAGCTCGTGACATTGTTATCTTACAAAGGGATGTCACTGACATATCCAATTTCAGAATTACCTACAACAGGAATTCGTACGGGTGGTGTGAAAGCCATCAACTTGAAGGCTGAAGATTATGTTGTGATGGCTGATATAGTGAGTGAATCAGATACTATATTGATTGCGACACAGCGTGGTGCGTTGAAACGCATTGGGTTTAATGTGCTTCAAGTGGCGAAACGTGCGCAACGTGGTATTACGCTACTGAAAGAGTTAAAAAAACAACCACATCGAATCGTGGCCGCACGTGTATGCGACGTGTCTACTACGCAATATCATTTAATTTCAGATGAAGATGTATATATTGGACAAATTAACAAAATACATTTATCTGAGCAATATACAAACGGTTCATTTGTTGTTGATACGACTACGTTTGGTGAAGTAAAAAATCTTTATGTTAGTGAATAA
- a CDS encoding HesB/YadR/YfhF family protein, with protein MNLELTPKAVEWLKKELELPEDGKVLHFVVRYGGEFQLKQGFSPAFNVDFLKDIDEVGYETTFDDLHVVIAEKDVWYYEDHQLTIDIENDEIVYRAQVKN; from the coding sequence ATGAATTTAGAATTGACCCCAAAAGCTGTTGAGTGGTTAAAAAAGGAACTTGAATTACCTGAAGATGGTAAAGTACTTCACTTTGTCGTTCGTTACGGTGGCGAGTTCCAGTTAAAGCAAGGATTCAGTCCTGCATTTAATGTCGACTTTCTAAAAGATATCGATGAAGTTGGTTACGAAACAACTTTTGATGACTTACATGTCGTTATTGCAGAAAAAGATGTATGGTACTATGAAGACCATCAATTAACAATTGATATAGAAAATGACGAAATTGTTTATCGTGCTCAAGTAAAAAATTAA
- the menI gene encoding 1,4-dihydroxy-2-naphthoyl-CoA hydrolase MenI, translating to MLYALTEIEVRYQETDQMGVVYHGNYATWFEVARTDYVRKLGLDYMEMEHQGVVSPVTELNVQYKKSVGYPDVVTVKTWVSKFSRLRYRYEYEVYNSEREVVTKGYTDNVIITKDGGKPLRLDKSFPEWYDVYSEVDKRNKAGEDLELKRTNQ from the coding sequence ATGTTATATGCATTGACAGAAATTGAAGTGCGCTATCAAGAAACGGATCAGATGGGTGTTGTTTACCATGGGAATTATGCGACATGGTTTGAAGTAGCACGTACGGATTATGTTCGTAAGTTAGGTTTGGATTATATGGAGATGGAACATCAAGGTGTCGTATCTCCTGTGACTGAACTCAATGTTCAATATAAGAAAAGTGTTGGGTATCCGGATGTCGTGACTGTGAAGACATGGGTGTCTAAGTTTTCACGATTAAGATATCGTTATGAATATGAAGTGTATAATTCAGAGAGAGAAGTTGTCACAAAAGGTTATACAGATAATGTGATTATCACAAAAGATGGTGGGAAACCACTACGTTTAGATAAGTCATTCCCTGAATGGTATGATGTGTACAGTGAAGTAGATAAACGAAACAAAGCAGGAGAAGATCTTGAACTAAAAAGAACCAATCAATAG
- the mscL gene encoding large conductance mechanosensitive channel protein MscL, with protein sequence MFQEFKEFALKGNVLDLAVAVVMGAAFNKIVTSLVENIIMPLIGLLFGEVDFAENWSAFGIKYGIFIQSIIDFLIVAFALFIFVKIANTVVKPAEVEEEIEENTLILTEIRDILRNK encoded by the coding sequence ATGTTCCAAGAGTTTAAAGAGTTTGCGCTAAAAGGCAATGTATTAGATTTAGCAGTCGCTGTTGTAATGGGTGCTGCATTCAATAAAATTGTGACATCTTTAGTAGAAAACATCATCATGCCGTTAATCGGTTTATTATTCGGTGAAGTAGACTTCGCTGAAAACTGGTCAGCTTTCGGTATTAAATACGGTATTTTCATTCAATCTATCATCGACTTCTTGATTGTTGCATTCGCATTATTTATTTTCGTGAAAATTGCTAACACAGTTGTAAAACCTGCTGAAGTTGAAGAAGAAATCGAAGAAAACACACTTATTTTAACTGAAATCCGTGACATCTTACGCAACAAATAA
- a CDS encoding BCCT family transporter encodes MNTSTPEPNGKKFSPVFLISSIIVFAIVLIGVFIPTQFGDFTNEIKIWITDNLGWYYLILTTVIVFFCIFLIFSPIGKLKLGRPNDKPEFNTISWFAMLFSAGMGIGLVFYGAAEPLSHFAAPPTADPMTKQAYAESLRSTFFHWGFHAWAVYGVVALALAYSQFRKGEPGLLSKTLRPILGDRVDGPIGMFIDVLAVFATVIGVAVSLGMGALQIAGGLNYLFGIPNNIVTQGVIIVVVTILFIMSAWSGLSKGIQYLSNLNIGLGSLLMFAALFIGPTVLIMNMFTSSTGSLLDGFLFSSFDTAAQNPQKAEWMSGWTLYYWGWWMSWSPFVGVFIARVSKGRSIREFISGVMLVPVIVSFLWFSVFGVLGIETAKKHKEILDMSVETQLFGVFSHLPMGMVLSMVALLLIASFFITSADSATFVLGMQTTNGSLNPSQFVKVTWGIAQSLIAFVLLLSGNGNGEEGLNALQSAAIISALPFSIVVILMMISFYKDANRERKFLGLTLTPNKHRLKEYVAQSQQDYEEELISKRKAMREQEQ; translated from the coding sequence ATGAATACTTCAACTCCAGAGCCAAATGGTAAGAAGTTTTCACCAGTTTTCTTAATCAGTTCTATCATTGTATTTGCAATTGTCTTAATCGGGGTGTTTATCCCGACACAATTTGGCGACTTTACAAATGAAATAAAAATTTGGATTACAGATAACTTAGGTTGGTATTACTTGATTTTAACAACTGTTATCGTGTTCTTCTGTATCTTCTTAATCTTCAGTCCAATCGGTAAATTAAAATTGGGCCGCCCAAATGATAAACCAGAATTTAATACAATTTCTTGGTTTGCCATGTTATTCAGTGCTGGTATGGGTATCGGGTTGGTATTCTATGGCGCAGCAGAACCACTTTCTCATTTTGCAGCACCTCCAACAGCGGATCCAATGACGAAGCAAGCATATGCTGAATCATTGCGCTCAACTTTCTTCCACTGGGGATTCCATGCTTGGGCTGTATATGGTGTCGTAGCATTAGCACTTGCGTACTCTCAATTTAGAAAAGGTGAACCCGGCTTACTTTCTAAAACATTGCGACCTATCTTAGGAGACCGTGTTGATGGTCCAATCGGTATGTTTATCGATGTACTTGCTGTATTTGCGACTGTTATCGGTGTTGCCGTATCACTTGGTATGGGTGCTTTACAAATTGCCGGTGGTTTAAATTACTTATTCGGTATTCCAAACAATATTGTTACACAAGGTGTCATTATTGTTGTCGTTACAATTTTATTCATCATGAGTGCATGGTCAGGTTTGAGTAAAGGGATTCAATATTTAAGTAACTTGAATATCGGTTTAGGTTCACTTTTAATGTTTGCTGCTTTATTTATTGGACCAACTGTTTTAATCATGAATATGTTTACTAGCTCAACTGGTAGCTTGTTAGACGGCTTTTTATTCAGTAGTTTTGACACAGCAGCACAAAACCCTCAAAAAGCAGAGTGGATGTCTGGTTGGACATTGTACTACTGGGGTTGGTGGATGAGCTGGAGCCCATTCGTTGGGGTCTTCATCGCACGTGTATCAAAAGGACGTTCAATCCGTGAGTTTATCTCAGGCGTGATGCTCGTTCCAGTTATTGTAAGTTTCTTATGGTTTAGTGTATTCGGTGTATTAGGTATTGAAACAGCTAAAAAACATAAAGAAATTCTCGACATGTCAGTAGAAACACAACTCTTTGGTGTATTTAGTCACTTACCAATGGGAATGGTATTATCAATGGTTGCGTTATTATTAATTGCATCATTCTTTATCACTTCTGCTGACTCAGCAACATTCGTCTTAGGTATGCAAACAACGAATGGTTCACTTAACCCAAGTCAATTCGTAAAAGTGACATGGGGTATCGCACAATCATTAATTGCCTTCGTATTGTTATTATCAGGTAATGGTAATGGAGAAGAAGGATTGAATGCATTACAAAGTGCTGCGATTATCAGTGCATTGCCATTCTCTATTGTTGTTATACTTATGATGATTAGCTTCTATAAAGATGCGAACAGAGAACGTAAATTCTTAGGATTAACGTTAACGCCAAATAAACATCGTCTTAAGGAATACGTTGCACAGTCACAACAAGACTATGAAGAAGAACTTATTTCAAAAAGAAAAGCGATGAGAGAACAAGAACAATAA
- the acnA gene encoding aconitate hydratase AcnA, whose protein sequence is MTANLKEQAKKSFQVNGQDITYYDLNVLEEKGLTKISRLPYSIRVLLESVLRQEDGFVITEDHIKSLATFGKENDKGEVPFKPSRVILQDFTGVPAVVDLASLRKAMDDVGGDLTKINPEVPVDLVIDHSVQVDSYGNPDAVERNMKLEFERNYERYQFLSWATKAFQNYNAVPPATGIVHQVNLEYLANVVHVRDEEGEKVAYPDTLVGTDSHTTMINGLGVLGWGVGGIEAEAGMLGQPSYFPIPEVIGVRLSNELPQGATATDLALRVTELLRQKGVVGKFVEFFGPGVDKLPLADRATIANMAPEYGATCGFFPVDDETLKYLRLTGRSAEHIDAVEKYLKENHLFFDVEEEPNYTDIVDLDLSTVEASLSGPKRPQDLIFLSNMKEAFQKSVTAPAGNQGHGFDESEFDKKATINFKDGRKSEMKTGDIAIAAITSCTNTSNPYVMLGAGLLAKKAIAKGLKVPDYVKTSLAPGSKVVTGYLRDAGLQEYLDQLGFNLVGYGCTTCIGNSGPLLEEIEAAIAKEDLLVTSVLSGNRNFEGRIHPLVKANYLASPPLVVAYALAGTVDIDLQNEPLGQDAEGNDVFLKDIWPSIQEVSDTVDSVVTPELFKEEYANVYENNELWNEINTTDQPLYDFDSSSTYIQNPTFFQGLSKEPGTIQPLTGLRVMGKFGDSVTTDHISPAGAIGKDTPAGKYLLENGVSPRDFNSYGSRRGNHEVMVRGTFANIRIKNQLAPGTEGGFTTYWPTNEVMPIFDAAMKYKQDGTGLVVLAGNDYGMGSSRDWAAKGTNLLGVKTVIAQSYERIHRSNLVMMGVLPLQFKDGESADTLGLDGQETIKVDIDETVQPGQLVKVTATKADGTEVVFEAIARFDSNVEMDYYRHGGILQLVLRKKLA, encoded by the coding sequence ATGACTGCAAATTTAAAAGAGCAAGCGAAAAAGTCATTTCAAGTGAACGGTCAGGACATTACATATTATGACCTGAATGTATTAGAAGAAAAAGGCTTAACAAAGATCAGTCGCTTACCATATTCGATTCGTGTGTTATTAGAATCAGTGTTGCGCCAAGAAGATGGTTTTGTTATTACAGAAGATCATATTAAATCATTGGCAACATTCGGAAAAGAAAATGACAAAGGCGAAGTACCATTCAAGCCTTCACGTGTTATTTTACAAGACTTTACAGGTGTGCCAGCGGTCGTAGACTTGGCCTCTTTACGTAAAGCGATGGATGATGTAGGTGGGGATCTTACAAAAATCAATCCAGAAGTACCCGTTGACTTAGTTATTGACCACTCTGTACAAGTAGATAGCTACGGTAACCCAGACGCTGTTGAGCGTAACATGAAGTTAGAATTCGAGCGCAACTATGAGCGTTACCAATTCTTAAGCTGGGCTACAAAAGCATTCCAAAACTACAATGCGGTACCACCTGCAACAGGTATCGTTCACCAAGTAAACTTAGAGTATCTTGCGAATGTTGTTCACGTTCGTGACGAAGAAGGCGAAAAAGTCGCTTATCCAGATACACTAGTTGGTACAGACTCACATACTACAATGATTAACGGTCTAGGTGTATTAGGCTGGGGTGTTGGTGGTATCGAAGCGGAAGCAGGTATGCTTGGTCAACCTTCATACTTCCCAATTCCGGAAGTAATCGGTGTACGTTTATCAAATGAATTACCACAAGGTGCAACAGCAACAGACTTAGCATTACGTGTAACAGAGTTATTACGTCAAAAAGGTGTAGTCGGCAAGTTTGTTGAATTCTTCGGTCCGGGTGTTGATAAGTTACCATTAGCAGACCGTGCAACAATTGCAAACATGGCGCCTGAATATGGTGCAACATGTGGTTTCTTCCCAGTGGATGATGAAACACTTAAATATTTACGTTTAACTGGTCGTTCTGCTGAGCATATCGATGCAGTTGAAAAATATTTGAAAGAAAACCACTTATTCTTTGATGTAGAAGAAGAACCAAACTACACAGATATTGTTGATTTAGATTTATCAACAGTAGAAGCATCTTTATCAGGCCCTAAACGTCCACAAGATCTTATCTTCTTAAGCAATATGAAAGAAGCTTTCCAAAAATCTGTCACTGCACCAGCAGGTAACCAAGGACATGGTTTTGATGAAAGTGAATTCGACAAGAAAGCGACAATTAACTTTAAAGATGGCCGTAAATCAGAAATGAAAACAGGTGATATCGCAATTGCTGCGATTACATCATGTACGAATACATCTAACCCATACGTTATGTTAGGTGCAGGTTTATTAGCGAAAAAAGCCATTGCAAAAGGCTTAAAAGTACCTGATTATGTAAAAACATCACTTGCTCCAGGTTCAAAAGTTGTAACTGGATACCTTCGTGATGCAGGTTTACAAGAGTACTTAGATCAACTTGGCTTCAACTTAGTTGGTTATGGCTGTACAACATGTATCGGTAACTCAGGTCCGTTATTAGAAGAGATCGAAGCAGCGATTGCTAAAGAAGACTTATTAGTGACTTCTGTATTATCTGGTAACCGTAACTTTGAAGGACGTATCCACCCACTTGTTAAAGCAAACTATCTTGCATCACCACCACTTGTTGTGGCGTATGCTTTAGCAGGAACAGTAGATATCGACTTGCAAAATGAACCACTTGGCCAAGATGCAGAAGGTAACGATGTATTCTTGAAAGATATCTGGCCTTCAATCCAAGAAGTCTCAGATACAGTAGATAGTGTTGTAACACCTGAACTCTTTAAAGAAGAGTATGCGAACGTTTATGAAAACAACGAATTATGGAATGAAATCAATACAACTGATCAACCATTGTATGACTTTGATTCAAGTTCAACATATATCCAAAACCCAACATTCTTCCAAGGTTTATCAAAAGAACCTGGTACAATCCAACCGTTAACTGGTTTACGTGTCATGGGTAAATTTGGAGACTCAGTAACAACTGACCACATTTCACCAGCGGGTGCGATCGGTAAAGATACACCAGCAGGTAAATACTTGTTAGAAAATGGCGTTTCTCCACGTGACTTCAACTCATATGGTTCACGACGTGGTAACCACGAAGTCATGGTACGTGGTACATTCGCTAACATTCGTATTAAAAACCAATTAGCGCCTGGTACTGAAGGTGGCTTCACAACATATTGGCCAACAAATGAAGTGATGCCAATCTTTGATGCTGCTATGAAGTATAAACAAGATGGCACAGGCTTAGTTGTATTAGCAGGTAACGACTATGGTATGGGATCATCTCGTGACTGGGCTGCAAAAGGTACAAACTTATTAGGTGTTAAAACAGTCATCGCACAAAGCTATGAACGTATCCACCGTTCTAACTTGGTCATGATGGGTGTATTACCATTACAATTCAAAGATGGTGAATCAGCTGATACACTTGGTCTTGATGGTCAAGAAACAATCAAAGTGGATATTGACGAAACAGTTCAACCAGGACAACTTGTGAAAGTGACTGCAACAAAAGCGGATGGCACTGAAGTTGTGTTTGAAGCGATTGCACGTTTCGACTCTAATGTTGAAATGGATTACTACCGTCATGGTGGTATCTTACAACTTGTATTACGTAAAAAATTAGCATAA
- the parE gene encoding DNA topoisomerase IV subunit B: MSAKKKNNYSDDAIQVLEGLEAVRKRPGMYIGSTDKRGLHHLVYEVVDNSVDEVLNGYGDEIQVTINADESITIADNGRGMPTGMHQSGKPTVEVIFTVLHAGGKFGQGGYKTSGGLHGVGASVVNALSEWLTVEIHRDGKVFEQQFAHGGVPQTSLVKKGKTKRTGTIVTFKPDSEIFKSATSFNFDTLSERFQESSFLLQGLKITMEDKRQGKERQEVYHYEEGIKAFVNYVNEGKETLHDVALFQGTVNDIEVDVAFQYNDQYSESILSFVNNVRTKDGGTHEVGFKTAMTRVFNEYSRRIGELKPKDKNVEGNDIREGLTAIVSVRIPEHLLQFEGQTKSKLGTPEARSAVDALIAEKLPFYLEEKGQLSKALVKKAIKAQQAREAARKAREDARSGKKNRRKDTLLSGKLTPAQSKNTKKNELYLVEGDSAGGSAKLGRDRKFQAILPLRGKVINTEKARLEDIFKNEEINTIIHTIGAGVGNDFNLEDSNYNRVIIMTDADTDGAHIQVLLLTFFFKYMRPLVREGHVYIALPPLYKLEKGKGKQKRVEYAWTDDELEKLQKKLGKGFMLQRYKGLGEMNPEQLWETTMNPETRTLIQVQIDDEVRSSKRVSTLMGDKVAPRREWIERHVQFGMQEDQSILENDEVQILVKDEADGEDA, from the coding sequence GTGTCAGCGAAAAAGAAGAATAATTATTCGGATGATGCGATACAAGTATTAGAAGGTCTTGAAGCAGTACGCAAGAGACCAGGTATGTATATAGGTTCTACGGACAAGCGCGGGTTACATCACCTTGTATACGAAGTCGTTGATAACTCTGTCGATGAAGTCTTGAACGGTTATGGTGATGAAATTCAAGTAACGATAAATGCTGATGAAAGCATTACGATTGCAGATAATGGACGTGGAATGCCAACTGGAATGCACCAATCAGGCAAGCCGACTGTCGAAGTCATTTTCACAGTACTACATGCAGGTGGGAAGTTTGGTCAAGGCGGTTATAAAACATCAGGCGGACTACATGGTGTAGGTGCGTCTGTTGTCAATGCGCTAAGTGAATGGTTGACTGTTGAGATTCATCGTGATGGCAAAGTATTTGAACAACAATTTGCACACGGTGGTGTTCCGCAAACAAGTCTTGTCAAAAAAGGAAAAACAAAAAGAACAGGAACGATTGTCACATTCAAACCCGATTCTGAAATATTTAAAAGTGCAACGTCTTTTAATTTCGATACATTAAGTGAACGTTTCCAAGAGTCTTCTTTCCTATTACAAGGATTGAAAATCACGATGGAAGATAAGCGACAAGGGAAAGAGCGACAAGAAGTGTATCATTATGAAGAAGGTATCAAAGCCTTTGTCAATTATGTTAATGAAGGAAAAGAAACCCTTCATGATGTCGCACTCTTTCAAGGGACGGTCAATGATATCGAAGTGGATGTCGCATTTCAATATAATGACCAATATTCGGAAAGTATTTTAAGTTTTGTTAATAATGTGCGTACAAAAGATGGTGGGACACACGAAGTTGGATTTAAAACAGCAATGACACGTGTATTCAATGAATATTCCCGTCGTATCGGTGAATTGAAGCCGAAAGATAAGAATGTCGAAGGAAATGATATTCGTGAAGGATTGACAGCGATTGTATCTGTGCGTATTCCCGAACACTTATTGCAGTTTGAAGGACAAACGAAGTCAAAGCTTGGAACGCCTGAAGCGAGAAGTGCTGTCGATGCATTAATTGCTGAGAAATTACCATTTTATTTAGAAGAAAAAGGGCAATTGTCTAAAGCTTTAGTAAAAAAAGCAATCAAAGCACAACAAGCAAGAGAAGCGGCACGAAAAGCACGTGAAGATGCACGTTCAGGAAAAAAGAATCGTCGTAAAGATACGTTGTTATCAGGTAAGTTAACACCTGCTCAAAGTAAAAATACAAAGAAAAATGAATTGTACCTAGTTGAGGGTGACTCAGCAGGTGGTTCAGCAAAACTCGGACGAGACCGCAAATTCCAAGCTATTTTACCGTTACGTGGTAAAGTAATCAACACTGAAAAGGCACGCTTGGAAGATATTTTCAAAAATGAAGAGATTAATACGATTATTCATACGATTGGTGCAGGTGTCGGAAACGACTTCAACTTAGAAGATAGCAACTACAATCGTGTAATCATCATGACCGATGCGGATACAGATGGTGCACACATTCAAGTACTTTTACTGACATTCTTCTTTAAATATATGCGTCCACTTGTCCGTGAAGGACACGTTTATATCGCCTTGCCACCACTGTATAAGTTAGAAAAAGGAAAAGGTAAACAAAAGCGTGTGGAATATGCATGGACAGATGACGAATTAGAGAAGTTACAGAAAAAACTTGGAAAAGGATTTATGTTGCAACGCTATAAAGGTTTAGGGGAGATGAATCCTGAACAATTGTGGGAAACAACGATGAATCCAGAAACGCGTACATTGATTCAAGTGCAAATTGACGATGAAGTACGCTCGTCTAAACGTGTTTCAACATTGATGGGGGATAAGGTTGCCCCACGCCGTGAATGGATTGAACGACATGTACAGTTTGGCATGCAGGAAGACCAAAGTATTTTAGAAAATGATGAAGTACAAATATTAGTTAAAGATGAAGCGGACGGGGAGGATGCATAA
- the plsY gene encoding glycerol-3-phosphate 1-O-acyltransferase PlsY, producing MALCLLFIASYLIGSIPSGYLIGKIFFNKDIRNYGSGNMGATNSFRVLGKPAGFAVTFFDIFKGTIVVFLPLWFNVDIHGLIVGIFAIIGHVYPIYLKFRGGKAVATSAGVLLGVNPWLFLILVGVFFITLYLSKYVSLSSIVGASCCVIGSLIVHDYILLAVSFAVTCLLIFRHTSNIKRILNGTEPKIKWM from the coding sequence ATGGCATTATGCCTTTTATTTATTGCAAGTTATTTAATCGGATCCATACCAAGTGGTTATCTGATCGGTAAAATATTTTTCAACAAAGACATTCGTAATTACGGTAGTGGAAATATGGGTGCCACAAACAGTTTTCGTGTACTCGGAAAGCCCGCCGGTTTTGCAGTAACATTTTTCGATATTTTTAAAGGAACTATCGTTGTGTTCTTACCCTTATGGTTCAACGTTGATATTCATGGCCTTATCGTGGGTATTTTCGCCATTATCGGTCATGTATATCCCATCTATTTAAAATTTCGTGGTGGAAAAGCTGTCGCAACAAGTGCAGGTGTTCTATTAGGTGTCAATCCTTGGCTATTTCTTATACTTGTTGGTGTCTTCTTTATCACACTTTATTTATCAAAATACGTCTCTTTATCAAGTATTGTCGGGGCAAGCTGTTGCGTGATTGGATCACTCATCGTTCACGACTACATTTTACTTGCTGTGAGCTTTGCTGTTACGTGTTTATTGATATTCCGACATACGAGTAATATTAAACGTATCTTGAATGGAACAGAACCTAAAATAAAGTGGATGTAA